In the Methanobacterium sp. genome, one interval contains:
- the csm2 gene encoding type III-A CRISPR-associated protein Csm2: MVNGRRRRNQDNPEEIKKIIGKISAVDMLKNLSAKEFADEGGYADIIAKNSSSLNTTQLRKFFGAIRDLEKKKEWKAIETEFYLLKPKLAYAVGRDLIKKPFYNFMMVCMGKVDLGTEEEKIENFKTMVNFLEAVVAYHKFYNPKSG, encoded by the coding sequence ATGGTAAATGGACGTAGAAGAAGAAATCAGGATAATCCTGAAGAAATCAAAAAGATTATTGGAAAAATCAGTGCAGTAGACATGTTGAAAAATCTAAGCGCTAAAGAATTTGCTGATGAGGGAGGTTATGCTGATATAATAGCTAAAAACAGCAGCTCACTCAATACCACCCAGCTAAGGAAATTTTTTGGTGCAATAAGAGACCTTGAAAAGAAAAAAGAGTGGAAAGCAATAGAAACTGAGTTTTATCTTTTAAAACCAAAACTAGCCTATGCAGTGGGTAGAGACCTTATTAAAAAACCATTTTACAATTTTATGATGGTTTGTATGGGAAAAGTTGATTTAGGAACAGAAGAAGAAAAGATAGAAAATTTTAAAACAATGGTAAATTTTTTAGAGGCAGTGGTAGCATATCACAAATTTTATAATCCTAAATCCGGGTGA
- the csm3 gene encoding type III-A CRISPR-associated RAMP protein Csm3 — protein sequence MFKENYVISGEIVCETGMHIGGAKESVEIGGIDSIVIRDSISNLPYIPGSSIKGKMRSLMELNSNEASQNIIASRGQVCKCGKCLPCHIFGISADEVDGGQLQGPTRIIVRDSFPTSKTIEKWAETDDVVSGAEVKYENTLNRITSEAKPRNQERVPKDSSFNFEII from the coding sequence ATGTTTAAAGAAAATTATGTTATTTCAGGCGAAATTGTATGTGAAACAGGTATGCATATAGGTGGTGCAAAGGAATCAGTAGAAATTGGAGGCATTGACAGTATTGTAATCAGAGATTCTATATCCAATCTACCTTATATACCTGGATCATCCATTAAAGGAAAGATGAGGTCATTGATGGAACTGAACAGTAATGAGGCAAGTCAAAATATCATTGCATCCAGAGGTCAGGTATGCAAATGCGGTAAATGTTTACCCTGTCATATATTTGGCATCTCTGCTGATGAAGTGGATGGAGGGCAATTGCAGGGACCTACCAGAATTATAGTACGGGACTCATTCCCTACATCAAAAACCATTGAAAAATGGGCAGAAACTGATGATGTGGTGAGTGGAGCAGAGGTAAAATATGAAAATACTCTTAATCGAATTACATCTGAAGCAAAACCCAGAAATCAGGAAAGGGTTCCTAAAGATTCAAGTTTCAATTTTGAAATTATAT